A genomic stretch from Larus michahellis chromosome 7, bLarMic1.1, whole genome shotgun sequence includes:
- the MDH1B gene encoding putative malate dehydrogenase 1B isoform X1 produces MKSSICGGVAVFTGKANCPYYAKAELLADYLQANLPDFRVHKITQHPDKWEQWLHDICETNGWEHRQSPIIWRELLDRGGKGLLLGGVNDFLEYAQHYYGITSMMLSEEMLDIAEENLQAYIEIEKEEEEIKSLIKPLQIWITSASAPICYQLIPLLANGEVFGMTTDISIHLLDSDQFKEVLCGIVMEAEDMAFPLLHSISAHTEIDEAFIQADIIIVLDDVLLNCEVQSVGNYIREVSDICQVYAPLIEKNAKSEVRVISSGKTFVNLKAMMIMTYGPSIKTENVIAVATSWESAAKATLARKLNTNAAGVKDVIVWGNITGCNYIDLSHAKLYGYNCAIWGPANFPRPVLNMIYDSEWIHSEFLSAQNSLNSRVSHCVGMLPAHAVATVLRYWYHGSPPGEIVSVGVFTEGQFCVPDGIVFSMPVRFQNGNWKVITELEISETTQEALGRLAHELIQEKLIALREIKEMHPYGADEITSKNYLREEVETLPTGSS; encoded by the exons ATGAAATCTTCCATTTGTGGTGGTGTCGCTGTGTTCACAGGTAAGGCGAACTGCCCTTACTATGCCAAAGCTGAACTGCTGGCTGACTACCTCCAGGCTAACTTGCCAGACTTCAGGGTTCACAAGATCACTCAGCACCCTGACAAATGGGAG CAGTGGCTTCATGACATTTGTGAAACAAATGGATGGGAACACAGACAATCTCCTATAATTTGGAGAGAACTTTTGGACCGTGGAGGGAAGGGCCTGCTTCTGGGAGGAGTTAATGATTTCCTGGAATATGCTCAG CACTATTACGGCATCACCTCAATGATGTTGAGTGAGGAAATGTTAGACATTGCTGAGGAAAACCTGCAGGCATATATTGAAattgaaaaagaggaggaagagattaaAAGTCTTATCAAGCCTTTGCAGATCTGGATCACCAG TGCATCAGCTCCAATCTGTTATCAGCTGATCCCTCTGTTGGCAAATGGAGAAGTGTTTGGGATGACCACAGATATAAGTATCCATTTGCTTGACTCTGACCAGTTTAAGGAAGTTCTTTGTGGTATTGTAATGGAAGCTGAAGACATGGCATTCCCACTCCTCCACAGTATTTCAGCGCACACTGAAATAGATGAGGCTTTTATTCAAGCTGATATTATCATTGTTCTTGATGATGTCCTCTTAAACTGTGAAGTCCAGTCCGTTGGGAACTACATCAGAGAAGTGAGTGACATTTGTCAAGTGTACGCTCCCCTGATTGAGAAGAATGCCAAGAGTGAGGTCAGAGTAATTTCATCAGGAAAAACCTTCGTAAACCTTAAGGCGATGATGATTATGACATATGGCCCATCCATTAAGACTGAAAATGTCATTGCCGTTGCGACATCCTGGGAAAGCGCAGCTAAAGCCACACTGGCCAGGAAGCTGAATACGAATGCAGCAG GAGTTAAAGATGTGATTGTTTGGGGCAATATTACTGGCTGTAACTACATTGATTTGTCACATGCAAAACTTTATGGGTATAACTGTGCTATTTGGGGCCCAGCTAATTTTCCACGTCCTGTGTTGAATATGATTTATGATAG tGAATGGATACATTCAGAATTTCTATCTGCACAGAATTCACTGAATTCCCGGGTCAGTCATTGTGTAGGAATGTTACCTGCTCATGCAGTAGCCACTGTACTGAGATACTGGTATCATGGCTCTCCTCCTGGGGAGATCGTTTCTGTGGGAGTATTTACTGAAG gtCAATTTTGTGTTCCTGATGGAATTGTCTTCTCTATGCCAGTGAGGTTCCAGAATGGTAACTGGAAAGTCATCACAGAATTAGAAATTAGTGAAACAACCCAAGAAGCTCTGGGACGTTTAGCCCATGAGCTGATTCAG gaAAAGCTCATTGCACTAAGGGAAATTAAAGAAATGCATCCTTATGGAGCTGATGAAATCACCAGTAAAAATTATTTGCGTGAAG AGGTGGAAACCTTGCCTACTGGCTCATCTTAG
- the MDH1B gene encoding putative malate dehydrogenase 1B isoform X2: MAKLVVAGKANCPYYAKAELLADYLQANLPDFRVHKITQHPDKWEQWLHDICETNGWEHRQSPIIWRELLDRGGKGLLLGGVNDFLEYAQHYYGITSMMLSEEMLDIAEENLQAYIEIEKEEEEIKSLIKPLQIWITSASAPICYQLIPLLANGEVFGMTTDISIHLLDSDQFKEVLCGIVMEAEDMAFPLLHSISAHTEIDEAFIQADIIIVLDDVLLNCEVQSVGNYIREVSDICQVYAPLIEKNAKSEVRVISSGKTFVNLKAMMIMTYGPSIKTENVIAVATSWESAAKATLARKLNTNAAGVKDVIVWGNITGCNYIDLSHAKLYGYNCAIWGPANFPRPVLNMIYDSEWIHSEFLSAQNSLNSRVSHCVGMLPAHAVATVLRYWYHGSPPGEIVSVGVFTEGQFCVPDGIVFSMPVRFQNGNWKVITELEISETTQEALGRLAHELIQEKLIALREIKEMHPYGADEITSKNYLREEVETLPTGSS; the protein is encoded by the exons ATGGCCAAGCTGGTGGTGGCGG GTAAGGCGAACTGCCCTTACTATGCCAAAGCTGAACTGCTGGCTGACTACCTCCAGGCTAACTTGCCAGACTTCAGGGTTCACAAGATCACTCAGCACCCTGACAAATGGGAG CAGTGGCTTCATGACATTTGTGAAACAAATGGATGGGAACACAGACAATCTCCTATAATTTGGAGAGAACTTTTGGACCGTGGAGGGAAGGGCCTGCTTCTGGGAGGAGTTAATGATTTCCTGGAATATGCTCAG CACTATTACGGCATCACCTCAATGATGTTGAGTGAGGAAATGTTAGACATTGCTGAGGAAAACCTGCAGGCATATATTGAAattgaaaaagaggaggaagagattaaAAGTCTTATCAAGCCTTTGCAGATCTGGATCACCAG TGCATCAGCTCCAATCTGTTATCAGCTGATCCCTCTGTTGGCAAATGGAGAAGTGTTTGGGATGACCACAGATATAAGTATCCATTTGCTTGACTCTGACCAGTTTAAGGAAGTTCTTTGTGGTATTGTAATGGAAGCTGAAGACATGGCATTCCCACTCCTCCACAGTATTTCAGCGCACACTGAAATAGATGAGGCTTTTATTCAAGCTGATATTATCATTGTTCTTGATGATGTCCTCTTAAACTGTGAAGTCCAGTCCGTTGGGAACTACATCAGAGAAGTGAGTGACATTTGTCAAGTGTACGCTCCCCTGATTGAGAAGAATGCCAAGAGTGAGGTCAGAGTAATTTCATCAGGAAAAACCTTCGTAAACCTTAAGGCGATGATGATTATGACATATGGCCCATCCATTAAGACTGAAAATGTCATTGCCGTTGCGACATCCTGGGAAAGCGCAGCTAAAGCCACACTGGCCAGGAAGCTGAATACGAATGCAGCAG GAGTTAAAGATGTGATTGTTTGGGGCAATATTACTGGCTGTAACTACATTGATTTGTCACATGCAAAACTTTATGGGTATAACTGTGCTATTTGGGGCCCAGCTAATTTTCCACGTCCTGTGTTGAATATGATTTATGATAG tGAATGGATACATTCAGAATTTCTATCTGCACAGAATTCACTGAATTCCCGGGTCAGTCATTGTGTAGGAATGTTACCTGCTCATGCAGTAGCCACTGTACTGAGATACTGGTATCATGGCTCTCCTCCTGGGGAGATCGTTTCTGTGGGAGTATTTACTGAAG gtCAATTTTGTGTTCCTGATGGAATTGTCTTCTCTATGCCAGTGAGGTTCCAGAATGGTAACTGGAAAGTCATCACAGAATTAGAAATTAGTGAAACAACCCAAGAAGCTCTGGGACGTTTAGCCCATGAGCTGATTCAG gaAAAGCTCATTGCACTAAGGGAAATTAAAGAAATGCATCCTTATGGAGCTGATGAAATCACCAGTAAAAATTATTTGCGTGAAG AGGTGGAAACCTTGCCTACTGGCTCATCTTAG
- the MDH1B gene encoding putative malate dehydrogenase 1B isoform X3: MAKLVVAGKANCPYYAKAELLADYLQANLPDFRVHKITQHPDKWEQWLHDICETNGWEHRQSPIIWRELLDRGGKGLLLGGVNDFLEYAQHYYGITSMMLSEEMLDIAEENLQAYIEIEKEEEEIKSLIKPLQIWITSASAPICYQLIPLLANGEVFGMTTDISIHLLDSDQFKEVLCGIVMEAEDMAFPLLHSISAHTEIDEAFIQADIIIVLDDVLLNCEVQSVGNYIREVSDICQVYAPLIEKNAKSEVRVISSGKTFVNLKAMMIMTYGPSIKTENVIAVATSWESAAKATLARKLNTNAAGVKDVIVWGNITGCNYIDLSHAKLYGYNCAIWGPANFPRPVLNMIYDSEWIHSEFLSAQNSLNSRVSHCVGMLPAHAVATVLRYWYHGSPPGEIVSVGVFTEGQFCVPDGIVFSMPVRFQNGNWKVITELEISETTQEALGRLAHELIQEKLIALREIKEMHPYGADEITSKNYLREGICCEQHSFKSKTFSTLS, from the exons ATGGCCAAGCTGGTGGTGGCGG GTAAGGCGAACTGCCCTTACTATGCCAAAGCTGAACTGCTGGCTGACTACCTCCAGGCTAACTTGCCAGACTTCAGGGTTCACAAGATCACTCAGCACCCTGACAAATGGGAG CAGTGGCTTCATGACATTTGTGAAACAAATGGATGGGAACACAGACAATCTCCTATAATTTGGAGAGAACTTTTGGACCGTGGAGGGAAGGGCCTGCTTCTGGGAGGAGTTAATGATTTCCTGGAATATGCTCAG CACTATTACGGCATCACCTCAATGATGTTGAGTGAGGAAATGTTAGACATTGCTGAGGAAAACCTGCAGGCATATATTGAAattgaaaaagaggaggaagagattaaAAGTCTTATCAAGCCTTTGCAGATCTGGATCACCAG TGCATCAGCTCCAATCTGTTATCAGCTGATCCCTCTGTTGGCAAATGGAGAAGTGTTTGGGATGACCACAGATATAAGTATCCATTTGCTTGACTCTGACCAGTTTAAGGAAGTTCTTTGTGGTATTGTAATGGAAGCTGAAGACATGGCATTCCCACTCCTCCACAGTATTTCAGCGCACACTGAAATAGATGAGGCTTTTATTCAAGCTGATATTATCATTGTTCTTGATGATGTCCTCTTAAACTGTGAAGTCCAGTCCGTTGGGAACTACATCAGAGAAGTGAGTGACATTTGTCAAGTGTACGCTCCCCTGATTGAGAAGAATGCCAAGAGTGAGGTCAGAGTAATTTCATCAGGAAAAACCTTCGTAAACCTTAAGGCGATGATGATTATGACATATGGCCCATCCATTAAGACTGAAAATGTCATTGCCGTTGCGACATCCTGGGAAAGCGCAGCTAAAGCCACACTGGCCAGGAAGCTGAATACGAATGCAGCAG GAGTTAAAGATGTGATTGTTTGGGGCAATATTACTGGCTGTAACTACATTGATTTGTCACATGCAAAACTTTATGGGTATAACTGTGCTATTTGGGGCCCAGCTAATTTTCCACGTCCTGTGTTGAATATGATTTATGATAG tGAATGGATACATTCAGAATTTCTATCTGCACAGAATTCACTGAATTCCCGGGTCAGTCATTGTGTAGGAATGTTACCTGCTCATGCAGTAGCCACTGTACTGAGATACTGGTATCATGGCTCTCCTCCTGGGGAGATCGTTTCTGTGGGAGTATTTACTGAAG gtCAATTTTGTGTTCCTGATGGAATTGTCTTCTCTATGCCAGTGAGGTTCCAGAATGGTAACTGGAAAGTCATCACAGAATTAGAAATTAGTGAAACAACCCAAGAAGCTCTGGGACGTTTAGCCCATGAGCTGATTCAG gaAAAGCTCATTGCACTAAGGGAAATTAAAGAAATGCATCCTTATGGAGCTGATGAAATCACCAGTAAAAATTATTTGCGTGAAG GCATTTGTTGTGAACAGCATTCATTCAAAAGCAAAACCTTTAGCACTCTGTCTTGA